The following coding sequences are from one Gammaproteobacteria bacterium window:
- a CDS encoding ATP-binding cassette domain-containing protein, whose protein sequence is PQGINTILGQDGKLLSGGQRQRIGIARALYHDTKVLVLDEPTSALDIHSEHDFMQCLNDLKHKYLIILISHSPSAIKLSDNIYLMDAGKLKANGSYGKLMGNSPSFFEMMNKADSSL, encoded by the coding sequence TACCTCAAGGAATTAATACCATATTAGGGCAAGATGGTAAGCTGCTTAGTGGCGGGCAGAGGCAGCGCATTGGTATCGCACGAGCGCTTTACCATGATACAAAAGTATTGGTGCTTGATGAACCAACAAGTGCGCTTGATATTCATTCAGAGCATGATTTTATGCAATGTTTGAATGATCTTAAACATAAATATTTAATTATTTTAATATCGCATAGTCCTTCTGCAATAAAGTTGTCAGATAACATATATTTAATGGATGCTGGTAAATTAAAAGCAAATGGAAGTTATGGCAAGTTAATGGGCAACTCTCCTAGTTTTTTCGAAATGATGAATAAAGCAGACAGTAGTTTATAG
- a CDS encoding transposase, producing MRCFGWDKKETYSKEFKEEAVALVHDQGCSVTDAAKSLGIASNILYRWKQNIEDKKQGEDEREELKSLHKEFTNGERNTTCALWVKKASAFFAKEMK from the coding sequence TTGAGGTGTTTCGGATGGGATAAAAAAGAGACGTACAGCAAAGAGTTTAAAGAAGAAGCAGTAGCGCTGGTGCATGATCAAGGGTGTTCGGTTACGGATGCAGCAAAATCATTGGGTATTGCCTCGAATATTCTCTATCGCTGGAAACAGAATATTGAAGATAAGAAGCAGGGTGAAGATGAACGTGAAGAGCTCAAAAGCTTGCATAAAGAATTTACGAATGGAGAAAGAAATACTACTTGCGCCCTGTGGGTAAAAAAGGCCAGCGCCTTCTTTGCGAAAGAAATGAAATAA
- a CDS encoding DUF4325 domain-containing protein, producing MNNKERGERIRQQILRDIKYHPNDISKHIAKTFSITPQAVNSHIKRLEKGDWISSTGIGKGKKYFLGDVREVRSSFTLNDDVAEDKIWRDYYSFIFEELSENLVDICHYGFTEMVNNVIDHSGGTTVYITVLRGKDHIIIIVIDNGEGIFKRIKRLCNLSDERQALLELSKGKLTTDPDNHTGEGIFFTSRVFDKFDIDSKGIEFSHDHTDEYDYLLDSDIPIETIGTMVFMVIKRNSKREIQNVFSEYTEGPEDFKFNKTVVPVRLAQYKNEKLVSRSQAKRVLTRVEKFENVIFDFAEVKAVGQAFADEIFRVYAQRHSEIILTPVNMTNDVKRMVNKAISALDLKNKSNE from the coding sequence GTGAATAATAAAGAAAGAGGTGAGAGAATAAGGCAACAAATTCTCCGAGATATAAAATATCATCCAAATGACATATCAAAACATATTGCAAAGACATTCTCGATTACCCCCCAAGCAGTAAATAGTCATATCAAACGATTAGAAAAGGGTGATTGGATATCATCTACAGGGATAGGCAAAGGAAAAAAGTATTTTCTTGGTGACGTGCGAGAAGTTAGATCCTCATTCACATTAAATGATGATGTAGCTGAAGATAAAATTTGGAGAGATTACTATTCGTTTATATTTGAAGAACTTTCAGAAAACTTAGTTGATATATGTCACTACGGTTTTACTGAAATGGTTAATAATGTTATTGATCATTCTGGTGGCACAACAGTATACATAACGGTTTTAAGAGGAAAAGATCACATAATAATCATCGTTATAGACAATGGAGAAGGGATTTTTAAACGAATTAAAAGATTATGTAATTTGTCGGACGAAAGGCAAGCGCTACTAGAACTATCAAAAGGTAAGTTAACTACTGATCCAGATAACCATACTGGTGAAGGTATATTTTTTACGTCTAGAGTATTTGATAAGTTTGATATTGATTCAAAGGGAATTGAATTTAGCCATGACCATACTGATGAATATGATTATCTTTTGGATTCTGATATACCTATAGAGACAATTGGAACTATGGTTTTTATGGTGATTAAACGAAACTCTAAACGAGAAATACAAAATGTATTTTCTGAATACACAGAAGGACCAGAAGACTTTAAGTTTAATAAAACAGTAGTACCCGTTAGGTTAGCACAGTACAAAAATGAAAAACTTGTATCTAGGTCGCAAGCTAAGAGGGTGCTAACTAGGGTAGAAAAATTTGAGAACGTAATCTTTGATTTTGCGGAAGTAAAAGCGGTTGGCCAAGCATTTGCTGATGAAATTTTTAGAGTGTATGCTCAAAGACATTCAGAAATAATTCTTACACCTGTCAATATGACAAATGATGTAAAACGAATGGTTAATAAAGCAATTTCAGCGCTTGATTTAAAAAATAAATCTAACGAATAA
- a CDS encoding multicopper oxidase family protein: MKIKKTVLALSVSIALTTLAGCGGDGSQAQTLSGSVFKGPIDNATIRMTDTNGTVLASGGSNAGLFQMEIPDLEGKVVFIESLGGSYTDEASGETVNPNATTGLMTVFTTEELNSIIKGKQHIAMTPETTLLAKMVKQELAKGGEIRDAIQKSSTLIQAKLIDGTTPLPVSSGDEILRTGNLTSTLPANQKEALARNRAISFSYEAQSMNLKPGQIFELIDTRVMDLEDGKLDGQQNDRPLQITDRDGRVIELKTHDQKNSYYQARAKLFNNTMDRFMAGNISDDEKAELENMGMDLAPFEQMQQQSNDATEETAANLIATNLPDFIHLSVMTDEDGNPDDAFGTYTLNPEPNVQVPVRTPGESWTTPMLRYNGKELPPVIRASRGDKMTLPITNNLDEETTIHWHGFKIPGEEDGGPDFPIAANESRTYSFTINQPAASLWFHPHPHEKTAEQVYFGLAGLFLIDDEISRKLETDKQLPAGDYDIPLLIQDRRFKEDNGGVRELAYKTRNEDEDGNLGDVVLVNGIELPKLAVESRQYRFRIYNTSNARTMDIALSNGAKFHVVGTDGGLLPEPVETDHVLLGAAERAEIVIDFGAYSVDDKVMLVSRKFNGNQMMGMGGNNMGGMTRMVHNSGGMGSGDMGSGGMENMDGMADMMRNGQRFDIMRFDITTEASDEITLYDRLPETAEIHTRLTEADATEQRNFVMSMGMGNMNGGGMTFLINDKTFDMDRVDELVKEGATEIWAISNTSPMAHPFHAHAIQWQILDRDNTPASGVDLGWKDTVLVQPGETVRFIGRFDPIINKGKYMYHCHILEHEDAGMMGTFEVQ; this comes from the coding sequence ATGAAAATAAAAAAAACAGTTTTAGCTCTCAGTGTGAGTATTGCACTCACCACTTTGGCAGGTTGTGGTGGTGATGGTAGTCAAGCCCAAACCTTATCAGGCAGTGTATTTAAAGGCCCCATTGATAATGCAACTATTCGCATGACTGACACGAATGGCACTGTTTTAGCCAGTGGCGGCAGTAACGCAGGCCTGTTTCAGATGGAAATTCCTGATCTGGAAGGCAAAGTTGTTTTCATTGAAAGTCTGGGGGGAAGCTATACCGATGAAGCCTCAGGTGAAACCGTCAACCCCAATGCCACAACGGGGCTGATGACGGTATTCACAACCGAAGAACTAAACAGCATCATTAAAGGCAAACAGCACATTGCCATGACACCCGAAACCACCTTGCTGGCAAAAATGGTTAAACAAGAGTTGGCCAAAGGTGGAGAGATCCGTGATGCAATCCAGAAATCCAGCACGCTCATCCAGGCCAAGTTAATTGATGGAACAACGCCCCTTCCCGTCAGCTCTGGTGACGAAATTTTACGCACCGGGAATTTGACTTCGACCCTGCCCGCCAATCAAAAAGAAGCACTGGCACGTAACCGTGCGATCAGTTTTTCCTATGAAGCCCAAAGCATGAACCTTAAACCAGGGCAAATATTTGAGCTGATTGATACACGGGTCATGGACTTAGAAGATGGCAAGCTTGATGGCCAGCAAAACGATAGGCCACTCCAGATCACTGACCGAGATGGCCGTGTTATTGAACTCAAAACACACGACCAAAAAAATAGCTACTACCAGGCTCGCGCCAAACTGTTTAACAACACTATGGATCGTTTTATGGCGGGTAACATCAGCGATGATGAAAAAGCTGAGCTCGAAAATATGGGAATGGATTTAGCCCCATTTGAGCAGATGCAACAACAGAGCAACGATGCCACCGAAGAGACCGCCGCCAACCTGATCGCCACCAACTTGCCCGACTTTATTCACTTGTCTGTGATGACTGATGAAGATGGCAACCCTGATGATGCCTTTGGCACATATACGCTTAATCCAGAACCTAATGTTCAGGTGCCCGTGAGGACACCAGGCGAAAGCTGGACAACCCCTATGCTGCGTTATAACGGGAAAGAGCTGCCTCCTGTTATTCGAGCCAGCCGTGGTGATAAAATGACCTTGCCTATCACCAACAATCTTGATGAGGAGACCACCATTCACTGGCATGGTTTCAAAATACCGGGTGAAGAGGATGGAGGCCCAGACTTTCCTATCGCTGCCAATGAGTCGCGCACTTATAGCTTTACGATCAACCAGCCTGCGGCCTCACTCTGGTTTCACCCTCACCCTCACGAAAAAACAGCCGAACAGGTTTATTTCGGCCTGGCTGGCCTGTTTTTAATTGATGATGAAATCAGTCGCAAACTGGAAACCGACAAACAGTTACCAGCGGGTGATTATGATATTCCACTATTAATCCAGGATCGTCGATTTAAAGAGGACAATGGCGGCGTGCGTGAACTGGCCTACAAAACACGTAACGAAGATGAAGATGGCAATCTTGGTGATGTTGTACTGGTCAATGGCATTGAATTACCAAAACTTGCTGTTGAAAGTCGCCAATATCGCTTCAGAATCTATAACACCTCCAATGCCAGAACCATGGATATCGCTCTGAGCAATGGTGCAAAATTCCATGTTGTCGGCACCGATGGTGGTCTGTTGCCTGAGCCTGTAGAAACTGACCATGTGTTACTAGGTGCGGCTGAACGCGCTGAAATTGTTATTGATTTTGGTGCCTATAGCGTTGATGACAAAGTGATGCTAGTCAGTCGTAAATTTAACGGTAATCAGATGATGGGTATGGGTGGAAATAACATGGGAGGTATGACACGCATGGTTCATAACTCTGGTGGTATGGGATCTGGTGATATGGGGTCTGGTGGTATGGAAAACATGGATGGAATGGCTGATATGATGCGTAATGGTCAGCGTTTTGACATCATGCGCTTTGATATCACCACAGAAGCTAGCGATGAAATCACACTTTATGACCGCCTACCTGAAACTGCTGAAATTCATACCCGTTTAACAGAAGCCGATGCGACTGAGCAGCGCAACTTCGTCATGTCTATGGGCATGGGTAATATGAATGGCGGCGGCATGACTTTCCTCATCAATGACAAAACCTTTGATATGGATCGAGTTGATGAGTTGGTCAAAGAAGGGGCCACTGAAATCTGGGCAATCAGTAACACATCCCCCATGGCTCACCCTTTCCATGCTCACGCAATTCAATGGCAAATACTGGATCGTGACAACACTCCAGCCAGCGGCGTGGATTTGGGCTGGAAAGATACGGTACTGGTGCAACCTGGTGAAACTGTGCGCTTTATCGGTCGCTTTGACCCGATCATCAACAAAGGTAAATACATGTATCATTGCCATATTTTGGAGCATGAAGATGCAGGCATGATGGGGACGTTTGAAGTACAATAG
- a CDS encoding DUF2231 domain-containing protein has protein sequence MPEIIPNLHPIFVHFTVALLSLSVGLFVVTLFVKSPLKEQWQTVARWTLWFGAGITIITGLTGLEAYNTVAHDTPSHLAMTDHRNWAVVTIVLFLVLASWSILWIRKGKHLGAAFVVCMVIAGGILGSTAWHGGELVYRYGLGVMSLPQSEGEGHSHSHGEGGGHGHGGDQAADHDDGMMDFGGMDEMIMEGESDGHDHAH, from the coding sequence ATGCCTGAAATAATTCCTAATTTGCACCCCATATTTGTCCACTTTACGGTGGCTTTGTTGTCACTGTCTGTTGGGCTTTTTGTTGTAACACTATTTGTTAAGTCACCACTGAAAGAGCAATGGCAAACGGTTGCTCGTTGGACGTTGTGGTTTGGTGCAGGAATTACGATTATTACTGGCCTTACAGGTCTTGAAGCTTATAACACGGTGGCTCATGACACTCCTTCCCATCTGGCGATGACCGATCACCGTAATTGGGCAGTGGTCACCATTGTACTGTTTCTGGTGTTGGCTTCATGGTCTATCTTATGGATACGCAAAGGCAAACATTTAGGCGCTGCCTTTGTGGTGTGTATGGTCATCGCAGGCGGTATTTTAGGCTCTACTGCATGGCATGGAGGTGAGTTAGTTTATCGCTACGGTCTCGGCGTGATGTCACTGCCTCAATCTGAAGGTGAAGGCCATTCTCATTCACACGGAGAAGGTGGCGGGCATGGGCATGGCGGGGATCAAGCCGCTGACCATGATGATGGAATGATGGATTTTGGTGGCATGGATGAAATGATAATGGAAGGTGAAAGTGATGGCCATGATCACGCACATTGA
- a CDS encoding isoprenylcysteine carboxylmethyltransferase family protein, producing MHGGDEYAYGMWIVAAFNVGLFLFFMLSFLKPRGSQEWRGMGVVGAFLVALFAEMYGFPLTIYLLTGWLGDAYPALQPFNHKLGHLWVVVFGGSTMAWVIVMALSLVFMLMGYVLLSKGWTQIHAARGGLVTDGIYSYARHPQYTGLILVIIGFLVKCITNMCAKHRRSFRLSNNGRRF from the coding sequence ATGCACGGTGGAGACGAATATGCTTACGGCATGTGGATAGTGGCGGCTTTTAACGTTGGGCTATTTCTCTTTTTTATGCTGAGCTTTCTCAAGCCGAGAGGCAGTCAGGAGTGGCGCGGTATGGGTGTCGTGGGCGCTTTTCTGGTGGCTCTCTTCGCCGAGATGTATGGTTTTCCTTTGACCATCTATCTGCTGACGGGGTGGCTGGGCGATGCTTATCCGGCTCTGCAACCCTTCAATCACAAACTAGGTCACCTTTGGGTGGTGGTGTTCGGTGGTTCAACCATGGCATGGGTAATTGTGATGGCTTTGAGTTTAGTATTTATGCTCATGGGATATGTGCTGCTTTCAAAAGGCTGGACACAAATTCACGCCGCTCGCGGTGGCTTGGTGACCGACGGCATCTACTCCTATGCGCGTCATCCGCAATATACAGGATTGATCCTGGTTATTATTGGCTTTCTGGTGAAGTGTATAACGAATATGTGCGCAAAACACCGGCGTTCTTTCCGCCTCTCAAACAATGGAAGGCGTTTCTGA
- a CDS encoding YHS domain-containing protein has translation MEGLGSFLIFAVLFYLLMRYGCGAHMMHGHGSHGDSHDDGKGAKYIDPVCDKEVETEQGYGKMYQETLYRFCSRKCLDKFDADPELYLNKERGEIS, from the coding sequence ATGGAAGGCTTAGGTTCGTTTCTGATTTTTGCGGTTCTGTTTTATCTCTTGATGCGTTATGGCTGCGGAGCTCACATGATGCATGGTCATGGTAGCCATGGTGATTCTCATGACGATGGCAAAGGTGCCAAATACATTGATCCCGTTTGTGATAAAGAAGTCGAGACCGAGCAGGGTTACGGCAAAATGTACCAAGAGACGCTCTATCGTTTTTGCTCCAGAAAGTGTCTTGATAAGTTTGATGCCGATCCTGAGCTTTACCTCAATAAAGAACGAGGAGAAATATCATGA
- a CDS encoding DUF5676 family membrane protein, protein MTCNHHKQGISLLGVGHATSLLLAISFLLCVGFDLFFPEHAMYETWQKLLPGFEWISWKSLFLGLIEAYGYGWFFALIWVPIYNFVVLRGG, encoded by the coding sequence ATGACATGTAATCATCATAAACAGGGCATTTCATTGTTGGGTGTAGGCCACGCCACCAGCCTGTTACTGGCGATCAGTTTTTTACTCTGCGTCGGTTTCGATCTATTTTTTCCAGAGCATGCAATGTACGAAACCTGGCAAAAATTGCTGCCCGGTTTTGAGTGGATTAGCTGGAAAAGCCTTTTTTTAGGATTGATTGAAGCCTACGGCTACGGCTGGTTTTTCGCTCTGATCTGGGTGCCTATTTATAACTTCGTTGTGCTTCGTGGCGGGTAA
- a CDS encoding cyclopropane-fatty-acyl-phospholipid synthase family protein yields MRWITLWLSGGAWKAQICRKRLIEGVLRMMQKKAIKKEFSEHSLNIDLDTLDDAEIVAAREILQRFLAGYDGSVAVRLWSGERIYGDVNAPCTVVIHQPSVLRHLVLHQDLIRLAESYMAGDLDVEGDMESLFDLTQHARELHFSWPDKWRVLLQALRLPKHRMSGSLVVRDKKAAQHRNTKESIAYHYDVSNDFYRLWLDPEMVYSCAYFRDPDQTLANAQQDKLDHICRKLRLKPGQQLLDIGCGWGALAIWAARHYDVQVHGITLSEQQYRYAIERVRNEGMEEQVRIELRDYRDLPEEAGYDRIVSVGMFEHIGVANFPRYFNTVKRVLKSGGLFLNHGITNDTGWQDTPITRFMNRYVFPDGELARISDVQDAMEQAGFEIIDVEGLRRHYALTLRHWVEALEKYREQAVAMVGEATYRIWRLYMAGCAYYFEEGSTNVYQVLAGSVHQPLATPLRRDDLYKKGCVKKTCECDDSKEKSSDG; encoded by the coding sequence TTGCGATGGATAACACTGTGGCTTTCAGGAGGTGCGTGGAAAGCACAAATTTGCCGTAAACGGCTTATTGAAGGAGTACTGAGAATGATGCAGAAAAAAGCAATAAAAAAAGAGTTTTCAGAGCATTCGTTAAATATTGACCTGGATACCCTGGATGACGCGGAGATTGTTGCGGCACGGGAAATCCTGCAGCGTTTCCTGGCAGGCTATGATGGGTCGGTTGCGGTGCGCCTGTGGAGTGGTGAGCGCATCTACGGCGATGTCAATGCGCCTTGCACAGTGGTTATCCACCAGCCGTCGGTGCTGCGCCACCTGGTGTTGCACCAGGATCTGATTCGCCTTGCTGAGTCCTATATGGCTGGAGATCTGGATGTGGAAGGTGATATGGAGAGTCTGTTTGACCTGACGCAACATGCCCGTGAACTGCATTTTTCCTGGCCGGACAAATGGCGGGTGCTACTACAGGCATTGCGGTTGCCAAAGCATCGGATGTCAGGCTCTCTTGTCGTTCGGGATAAAAAAGCAGCGCAACACCGCAATACCAAAGAGAGTATCGCTTACCACTATGATGTCAGCAATGACTTTTATCGTCTGTGGCTGGATCCTGAGATGGTCTATTCATGCGCCTATTTTCGTGACCCCGATCAAACACTGGCCAATGCCCAGCAGGATAAACTGGATCATATCTGCCGCAAACTGCGCCTGAAGCCAGGCCAGCAGCTGCTCGATATCGGTTGTGGCTGGGGCGCTCTGGCGATCTGGGCTGCACGCCATTATGACGTGCAGGTGCATGGCATCACCCTGAGTGAGCAGCAATACCGTTATGCCATTGAGCGGGTGCGTAATGAGGGGATGGAAGAGCAGGTTCGTATTGAACTGCGTGATTACCGCGACCTGCCCGAAGAGGCCGGTTACGATCGAATTGTCAGTGTGGGCATGTTTGAGCACATCGGGGTAGCCAATTTTCCACGCTATTTCAATACCGTCAAGCGTGTACTCAAGTCGGGCGGGCTGTTTCTCAATCACGGTATTACTAATGATACCGGATGGCAGGATACGCCGATCACCCGTTTCATGAATCGTTATGTCTTTCCTGATGGTGAACTGGCGCGTATCAGCGATGTACAGGATGCCATGGAGCAGGCCGGTTTCGAGATCATTGACGTGGAAGGGCTGCGTCGCCACTACGCCCTGACTCTGCGTCACTGGGTAGAGGCTCTGGAGAAATATCGTGAACAGGCAGTAGCAATGGTGGGCGAAGCTACCTACCGGATTTGGCGTCTGTACATGGCGGGTTGCGCCTATTACTTTGAAGAGGGCAGCACCAACGTTTATCAGGTATTGGCTGGTTCTGTTCATCAGCCATTGGCCACACCGCTGCGGCGCGATGATCTTTACAAAAAGGGTTGTGTAAAAAAAACGTGTGAATGTGATGACAGCAAGGAGAAAAGTAGTGATGGATAA
- a CDS encoding cytochrome c, producing the protein MTNNQNRLFFIALFFAPALAVSAAEQPDAEQLFKQKCSLCHAIDKKKLGPAINTMSNNEEVLRQITTKGKNAMPAYEDKLTGAQIDALVEYLLANQ; encoded by the coding sequence ATGACTAACAATCAGAACAGATTATTTTTTATTGCTCTATTTTTTGCTCCAGCACTCGCAGTCTCTGCTGCTGAGCAGCCAGATGCAGAACAACTTTTCAAACAGAAGTGTTCTCTCTGCCACGCCATTGACAAAAAAAAGCTGGGGCCCGCAATCAATACCATGAGCAACAACGAGGAAGTCTTACGTCAAATCACCACCAAGGGCAAAAACGCTATGCCTGCTTATGAAGATAAACTGACTGGCGCGCAGATAGATGCGTTAGTTGAATATCTGTTAGCAAACCAATGA
- a CDS encoding 2-oxoacid:acceptor oxidoreductase family protein has product MKNSETTIADFHEIRLHGRGGQGTVSAAALLALAAFEDGFESQAFPKFGSERRGAPVEAYVRISRAVIRAHNQVYKPDAVVIQDAGLLRSEPLLQGLNLGGLIVLNAAEKPADTDNGFRWVCLPASQIGERHIGRPLPNTVLLGALAAATEWVSLAALEQAINNHLASKGEAVVKANIDAVREGYQFVAEPEGVT; this is encoded by the coding sequence GTGAAGAACAGTGAGACCACAATTGCCGATTTCCACGAAATTCGCTTACACGGTCGCGGTGGTCAAGGCACCGTCTCCGCTGCTGCGTTGTTGGCGCTGGCGGCGTTTGAAGATGGCTTTGAAAGTCAGGCATTTCCTAAGTTTGGTTCTGAACGGCGTGGTGCGCCGGTAGAAGCCTATGTGCGCATTAGCCGTGCTGTTATTCGCGCCCATAATCAGGTCTACAAACCCGATGCGGTGGTGATTCAAGATGCCGGTCTGCTGCGCTCAGAGCCGTTGCTACAGGGATTAAATCTGGGTGGGCTTATTGTATTGAACGCCGCTGAAAAGCCAGCAGATACTGATAACGGTTTTCGCTGGGTCTGTCTACCCGCCAGCCAGATTGGTGAGCGCCATATTGGCCGCCCGTTACCCAATACTGTTTTATTGGGTGCGTTGGCGGCAGCGACAGAATGGGTGAGTCTGGCGGCACTGGAGCAGGCGATAAACAACCATCTAGCAAGCAAAGGCGAGGCAGTCGTGAAAGCGAATATCGACGCGGTACGTGAAGGTTATCAATTCGTGGCAGAGCCGGAGGGGGTTACATGA
- the porA gene encoding pyruvate ferredoxin oxidoreductase yields MCQPQVVAAYPITPQTHIIERLAQHVADGELKAEFINAESEFGAASIVLGAVAAGARSFTATASQGLLLMTEVLYNIAGLRLPVVMVCANRAVGAPINIFSDHQDSMSVRDAGWVQLYVETNQEAVDTLIQAYRIAEACGLPVMVCMDGFLLTHTFEPVDLPTQAMVDNFLPSFQFSRTLDPTRPMTLGGASEADNFQEYRAAQQSAMEDAAPVIEAFDAEFNEQFGRSHGGLLQPYQLDGAETVLLGMGSLMGAVCDVVDKLRDQGQAVGALRLRCFRPFPVQALVEHLGGAKRIIVLEKAISIGAGGIVAAELRAALHQAGIMTPVESVIGGLGGRDLTPDVIEALFQESSINEVGTTFQFAPDHVSLPQKNMEATNNG; encoded by the coding sequence TTGTGTCAGCCGCAGGTGGTGGCGGCCTATCCCATCACCCCTCAGACCCACATCATTGAACGGCTAGCGCAGCATGTGGCTGATGGCGAATTGAAGGCCGAGTTCATCAATGCCGAAAGTGAGTTCGGTGCTGCTTCTATTGTTCTGGGGGCAGTCGCTGCCGGAGCGAGATCGTTTACTGCCACTGCTTCACAAGGTCTGCTGCTAATGACCGAAGTGCTCTACAACATTGCTGGTTTACGTCTGCCGGTAGTGATGGTCTGTGCCAATCGGGCAGTGGGTGCGCCGATCAATATTTTTAGTGACCATCAAGATAGCATGTCGGTGCGTGATGCCGGTTGGGTTCAGCTCTATGTCGAAACCAATCAGGAGGCTGTGGATACCTTGATTCAAGCCTATCGCATTGCCGAGGCGTGCGGTCTGCCGGTGATGGTTTGCATGGATGGCTTTTTACTGACGCATACTTTTGAGCCAGTGGACCTGCCAACACAAGCGATGGTGGATAATTTTCTTCCATCATTCCAATTTTCCCGCACCCTTGACCCGACCCGTCCAATGACATTGGGTGGCGCTAGCGAAGCGGATAATTTTCAGGAATATCGTGCCGCCCAGCAGAGCGCGATGGAAGATGCCGCGCCAGTGATCGAAGCATTTGATGCGGAATTTAACGAGCAGTTTGGCCGATCACATGGCGGTTTGCTTCAGCCCTACCAACTGGATGGGGCAGAGACGGTGTTACTGGGCATGGGTTCTTTGATGGGCGCGGTGTGTGATGTGGTTGATAAGCTGCGCGACCAAGGTCAGGCGGTGGGTGCGCTACGCCTACGTTGTTTTCGCCCTTTTCCGGTGCAAGCTTTGGTCGAACATCTGGGCGGTGCGAAACGAATTATCGTGCTGGAGAAAGCGATCAGTATCGGTGCAGGCGGTATCGTGGCTGCCGAGCTGCGAGCCGCTTTGCATCAAGCGGGCATCATGACACCCGTGGAGAGTGTGATTGGTGGTCTGGGTGGGCGTGATTTGACCCCGGATGTGATCGAAGCACTGTTTCAGGAATCGAGCATAAATGAGGTAGGTACAACGTTTCAGTTTGCGCCCGACCACGTATCCCTCCCTCAGAAAAATATGGAGGCCACGAACAATGGATAA
- a CDS encoding thiamine pyrophosphate-dependent enzyme, whose amino-acid sequence MDNRDSFRHNVLTSGHRACSGCGEAMAARMVSDLIGPDAIYINATGCLQVFTTHNQQSAWQAPWIHSVFANAAAVASGVEAALRIKGKSTPVVVQAGDGGTFDIGLQCLSGMIERGHDVLFVCYDNEAYMNTGVQRSGSTPHAVRTSTSPPGQFSQGKKEIKKDVISIIAAHNMPYAATATIAYFPDLKAKVEKAMRIKGPRFLQILSPCPLGWVHDSALSVSVARLAVETGLFPLVELEHGELTGVMRLAEQKPVEEYLRPQGRFKHLFANKAGAVELRHLQALADARIHRYGLLDADTQWDTETAMQSERNGRGGYWEEREHG is encoded by the coding sequence ATGGATAATCGCGATTCCTTTCGTCACAACGTCCTCACCTCCGGCCATCGCGCCTGCTCCGGTTGTGGTGAAGCGATGGCGGCACGCATGGTCAGTGATCTGATCGGTCCCGATGCGATCTACATCAATGCTACTGGCTGTCTGCAAGTCTTCACGACCCATAACCAACAGTCCGCCTGGCAGGCACCGTGGATTCACTCGGTATTTGCCAATGCGGCCGCCGTGGCTTCGGGCGTTGAAGCGGCTCTGCGTATCAAGGGCAAGAGTACGCCAGTGGTGGTGCAGGCTGGAGACGGCGGTACTTTTGATATCGGTTTGCAATGCCTCTCCGGCATGATTGAACGTGGCCACGATGTGCTTTTTGTCTGCTACGACAACGAGGCTTATATGAATACCGGCGTACAGCGTTCTGGCTCCACGCCCCATGCGGTGCGCACCAGCACCTCACCACCGGGGCAGTTTAGCCAAGGTAAGAAGGAGATTAAAAAAGATGTGATCTCCATTATCGCGGCTCACAACATGCCTTACGCAGCCACAGCAACGATTGCCTACTTTCCTGATCTTAAAGCCAAAGTCGAGAAGGCGATGCGCATTAAGGGGCCACGCTTTCTTCAAATTTTATCACCCTGCCCGTTGGGCTGGGTGCATGACAGCGCGCTGTCGGTAAGCGTCGCGCGGCTGGCGGTGGAGACGGGACTATTTCCATTAGTGGAGCTGGAACACGGTGAACTCACCGGCGTGATGCGCCTGGCCGAGCAGAAACCCGTGGAGGAATATTTACGCCCACAGGGACGTTTCAAACATCTGTTTGCTAACAAAGCGGGCGCGGTGGAACTGCGCCACCTGCAAGCGCTGGCCGATGCGCGTATTCACCGTTACGGCCTGCTTGATGCCGATACGCAATGGGATACCGAGACGGCGATGCAGAGTGAACGCAATGGCCGAGGTGGTTACTGGGAGGAGAGGGAACATGGCTAA